A DNA window from Ctenopharyngodon idella isolate HZGC_01 chromosome 8, HZGC01, whole genome shotgun sequence contains the following coding sequences:
- the mfsd14bb gene encoding uncharacterized protein mfsd14bb isoform X17 has protein sequence MRLILVLRSTFELQREPMRFILVLRSTFELQREPMRLILVLRSTFELQREPMRFILVLRSTFELQREPMRFILVLRSTFELQREPVRLILVLRITFELQREPMRFILVLRITFELQREPVRLILVLRSTFELQREPMRFILVLRSTFELQREPMRFILVLRSTFELQREPMRFILVLRSTFELQREPMRFILVLRSTFELQREPMRFILVLRSTFELQREPMRFILVLRSTFELLQEPMRLILVLRSTFELQREPMRFILVLRSTFELQREPMRFILVLRRTFELQREPMRFILVLRRTFELQREPMRFILVLRSTFELQREPMRFVLARQAGSVELLLFFSDQCLYVSKSLNQT, from the exons atgaggttaattctcgtgttacgcagcacgtttgagcttcagcgggaaccaatgaggttcattctcgtgttacgcagcacgtttgagcttcagcgagaaccaatgag gttaattctcgtgttacgcagcacgtttgagcttcagcgggaaccaatgaggttcattctcgtgttacgcagcacgtttgagcttcagcgagaaccaatgaggttcattctcgtgttacgcagcacgtttgagcttcagcgggaaccagtgaggttaattctcgtgttacgcatcacgtttgagcttcagcgggaaccaatgaggttcattctcgtgttacgcatcacgtttgagcttcagcgggaaccagtgaggttaattctcgtgttacgcagcacgtttgagcttcagcgggaaccaatgaggttcattctcgtgttacgcagcacgtttgagcttcagcgagaaccaatgaggttcattctcgtgttacgcagcacgtttgagcttcagcgagaaccaatgaggttcattctcgtgttacgcagcacgtttgagcttcagcgggaaccaatgaggttcattctcgtgttacgcagcacgtttgagcttcagcgggaaccaatgag gttcattctcgtgttacgcagcacgtttgagcttcagcgagaaccaatgaggttcattctcgtgttacgcagcacgtttgagcttcttcaagaaccaatgaggttaattctcgtgttacgcagcacgtttgagcttcagcgggaaccaatgaggttcattctcgtgttacgcagcacgtttgagcttcagcgggaaccaatgag gttcattctcgtgttacgcagaacgtttgagcttcagcgagaaccaatgaggttcattctcgtgttacgcagaacgtttgagcttcagcgagaaccaatgaggttcattctcgtgttacgcagcacgtttgagcttcagcgggaaccaatgaggtttgttcttgcgcgtcaagcaggttcagttgagcttctgttgtttttctctgatcagtgtttatatgtgagtaaaagcctaaatcaGACCTGA
- the mfsd14bb gene encoding uncharacterized protein mfsd14bb isoform X8, translated as MRLILVLRSTFELQREPMRFILVLRSTFELQREPMRLILVLRSTFELQREPMRFILVLRSTFELQREPMRFILVLRSTFELQREPMRFILVLRSTFELQREPMRFILVLRRTFELQREPMRFILVLRRTFELQREPMRFILVLRSTFELQREPMRFILVLRSTFELLQEPMRLILVLRSTFELQREPMRFILVLRSTFELQREPMRFILVLRSTFELLQEPMRLILVLRSTFELQREPMRFILVLRSTFELQREPMRFILVLRSTFELLQEPMRLILVLRSTFELQREPMRFILVLRSTFELQREPMRFILVLRRTFELQREPMRFILVLRRTFELQREPMRFILVLRSTFELQREPMRFVLARQAGSVELLLFFSDQCLYVSKSLNQT; from the exons atgaggttaattctcgtgttacgcagcacgtttgagcttcagcgggaaccaatgaggttcattctcgtgttacgcagcacgtttgagcttcagcgagaaccaatgag gttaattctcgtgttacgcagcacgtttgagcttcagcgggaaccaatgag gttcattctcgtgttacgcagcacgtttgagcttcagcgggaaccaatgaggttcattctcgtgttacgcagcacgtttgagcttcagcgggaaccaatgaggttcattctcgtgttacgcagcacgtttgagcttcagcgggaaccaatgaggttcattctcgtgttacgcagaacgtttgagcttcagcgagaaccaatgaggttcattctcgtgttacgcagaacgtttgagcttcagcgagaaccaatgaggttcattctcgtgttacgcagcacgtttgagcttcagcgagaaccaatgaggttcattctcgtgttacgcagcacgtttgagcttcttcaagaaccaatgaggttaattctcgtgttacgcagcacgtttgagcttcagcgggaaccaatgaggttcattctcgtgttacgcagcacgtttgagcttcagcgagaaccaatgaggttcattctcgtgttacgcagcacgtttgagcttcttcaagaaccaatgaggttaattctcgtgttacgcagcacgtttgagcttcagcgggaaccaatgaggttcattctcgtgttacgcagcacgtttgagcttcagcgagaaccaatgaggttcattctcgtgttacgcagcacgtttgagcttcttcaagaaccaatgaggttaattctcgtgttacgcagcacgtttgagcttcagcgggaaccaatgaggttcattctcgtgttacgcagcacgtttgagcttcagcgggaaccaatgag gttcattctcgtgttacgcagaacgtttgagcttcagcgagaaccaatgaggttcattctcgtgttacgcagaacgtttgagcttcagcgagaaccaatgaggttcattctcgtgttacgcagcacgtttgagcttcagcgggaaccaatgaggtttgttcttgcgcgtcaagcaggttcagttgagcttctgttgtttttctctgatcagtgtttatatgtgagtaaaagcctaaatcaGACCTGA
- the mfsd14bb gene encoding uncharacterized protein mfsd14bb isoform X30, producing MRLILVLRSTFELQREPMRFILVLRSTFELQREPMRLILVLRSTFELQREPMRFILVLRSTFELQREPMRFILVLRSTFELQREPVRLILVLRITFELQREPMRFILVLRITFELQREPVRLILVLRSTFELQREPMRFILVLRSTFELQREPMRFILVLRSTFELQREPMRFILVLRSTFELQREPMRFILVLRSTFELQREPMRFILVLRSTFELQREPMRFILVLRSTFELQREPMRFILVLRRTFELQREPMRFILVLRSTFELQREPMRFVLARQAGSVELLLFFSDQCLYVSKSLNQT from the exons atgaggttaattctcgtgttacgcagcacgtttgagcttcagcgggaaccaatgaggttcattctcgtgttacgcagcacgtttgagcttcagcgagaaccaatgag gttaattctcgtgttacgcagcacgtttgagcttcagcgggaaccaatgaggttcattctcgtgttacgcagcacgtttgagcttcagcgagaaccaatgaggttcattctcgtgttacgcagcacgtttgagcttcagcgggaaccagtgaggttaattctcgtgttacgcatcacgtttgagcttcagcgggaaccaatgaggttcattctcgtgttacgcatcacgtttgagcttcagcgggaaccagtgaggttaattctcgtgttacgcagcacgtttgagcttcagcgggaaccaatgaggttcattctcgtgttacgcagcacgtttgagcttcagcgagaaccaatgaggttcattctcgtgttacgcagcacgtttgagcttcagcgagaaccaatgaggttcattctcgtgttacgcagcacgtttgagcttcagcgggaaccaatgaggttcattctcgtgttacgcagcacgtttgagcttcagcgggaaccaatgaggttcattctcgtgttacgcagcacgtttgagcttcagcgggaaccaatgag gttcattctcgtgttacgcagcacgtttgagcttcagcgggaaccaatgag gttcattctcgtgttacgcagaacgtttgagcttcagcgagaaccaatgaggttcattctcgtgttacgcagcacgtttgagcttcagcgggaaccaatgaggtttgttcttgcgcgtcaagcaggttcagttgagcttctgttgtttttctctgatcagtgtttatatgtgagtaaaagcctaaatcaGACCTGA
- the mfsd14bb gene encoding uncharacterized protein mfsd14bb isoform X12: MRLILVLRSTFELQREPMRFILVLRSTFELQREPMRLILVLRSTFELQREPMRFILVLRSTFELQREPMRFILVLRSTFELQREPVRLILVLRITFELQREPMRFILVLRITFELQREPVRLILVLRSTFELQREPMRFILVLRSTFELQREPMRFILVLRSTFELQREPMRFILVLRSTFELQREPMRFILVLRSTFELLQEPMRLILVLRSTFELQREPMRFILVLRSTFELQREPMRFILVLRSTFELLQEPMRLILVLRSTFELQREPMRFILVLRSTFELQREPMRFILVLRRTFELQREPMRFILVLRRTFELQREPMRFILVLRSTFELQREPMRFVLARQAGSVELLLFFSDQCLYVSKSLNQT; encoded by the exons atgaggttaattctcgtgttacgcagcacgtttgagcttcagcgggaaccaatgaggttcattctcgtgttacgcagcacgtttgagcttcagcgagaaccaatgag gttaattctcgtgttacgcagcacgtttgagcttcagcgggaaccaatgaggttcattctcgtgttacgcagcacgtttgagcttcagcgagaaccaatgaggttcattctcgtgttacgcagcacgtttgagcttcagcgggaaccagtgaggttaattctcgtgttacgcatcacgtttgagcttcagcgggaaccaatgaggttcattctcgtgttacgcatcacgtttgagcttcagcgggaaccagtgaggttaattctcgtgttacgcagcacgtttgagcttcagcgggaaccaatgag gttcattctcgtgttacgcagcacgtttgagcttcagcgggaaccaatgaggttcattctcgtgttacgcagcacgtttgagcttcagcgggaaccaatgag gttcattctcgtgttacgcagcacgtttgagcttcagcgagaaccaatgaggttcattctcgtgttacgcagcacgtttgagcttcttcaagaaccaatgaggttaattctcgtgttacgcagcacgtttgagcttcagcgggaaccaatgaggttcattctcgtgttacgcagcacgtttgagcttcagcgagaaccaatgaggttcattctcgtgttacgcagcacgtttgagcttcttcaagaaccaatgaggttaattctcgtgttacgcagcacgtttgagcttcagcgggaaccaatgaggttcattctcgtgttacgcagcacgtttgagcttcagcgggaaccaatgag gttcattctcgtgttacgcagaacgtttgagcttcagcgagaaccaatgaggttcattctcgtgttacgcagaacgtttgagcttcagcgagaaccaatgaggttcattctcgtgttacgcagcacgtttgagcttcagcgggaaccaatgaggtttgttcttgcgcgtcaagcaggttcagttgagcttctgttgtttttctctgatcagtgtttatatgtgagtaaaagcctaaatcaGACCTGA
- the mfsd14bb gene encoding uncharacterized protein mfsd14bb isoform X26 — MRLILVLRSTFELQREPMRFILVLRSTFELQREPMRLILVLRSTFELQREPMRFILVLRSTFELQREPMRFILVLRSTFELQREPVRLILVLRITFELQREPMRFILVLRITFELQREPVRLILVLRSTFELQREPMRFILVLRSTFELQREPMRFILVLRSTFELQREPMRFILVLRSTFELQREPMRFILVLRSTFELLQEPMRLILVLRSTFELQREPMRFILVLRSTFELQREPMRFILVLRRTFELQREPMRFILVLRRTFELQREPMRFILVLRSTFELQREPMRFVLARQAGSVELLLFFSDQCLYVSKSLNQT; from the exons atgaggttaattctcgtgttacgcagcacgtttgagcttcagcgggaaccaatgaggttcattctcgtgttacgcagcacgtttgagcttcagcgagaaccaatgag gttaattctcgtgttacgcagcacgtttgagcttcagcgggaaccaatgaggttcattctcgtgttacgcagcacgtttgagcttcagcgagaaccaatgaggttcattctcgtgttacgcagcacgtttgagcttcagcgggaaccagtgaggttaattctcgtgttacgcatcacgtttgagcttcagcgggaaccaatgaggttcattctcgtgttacgcatcacgtttgagcttcagcgggaaccagtgaggttaattctcgtgttacgcagcacgtttgagcttcagcgggaaccaatgag gttcattctcgtgttacgcagcacgtttgagcttcagcgggaaccaatgaggttcattctcgtgttacgcagcacgtttgagcttcagcgggaaccaatgag gttcattctcgtgttacgcagcacgtttgagcttcagcgagaaccaatgaggttcattctcgtgttacgcagcacgtttgagcttcttcaagaaccaatgaggttaattctcgtgttacgcagcacgtttgagcttcagcgggaaccaatgaggttcattctcgtgttacgcagcacgtttgagcttcagcgggaaccaatgag gttcattctcgtgttacgcagaacgtttgagcttcagcgagaaccaatgaggttcattctcgtgttacgcagaacgtttgagcttcagcgagaaccaatgaggttcattctcgtgttacgcagcacgtttgagcttcagcgggaaccaatgaggtttgttcttgcgcgtcaagcaggttcagttgagcttctgttgtttttctctgatcagtgtttatatgtgagtaaaagcctaaatcaGACCTGA
- the mfsd14bb gene encoding uncharacterized protein mfsd14bb isoform X4 produces the protein MRLILVLRSTFELQREPMRFILVLRSTFELQREPMRLILVLRSTFELQREPMRFILVLRSTFELQREPMRFILVLRSTFELQREPVRFILVLRSTFELQREPMRFILVLRSTFELQREPMRFILVLRSTFELQREPMRFILVLRSTFELQREPMRFILVLRRTFELQREPMRFILVLRRTFELQREPMRFILVLRSTFELQREPMRFILVLRSTFELLQEPMRLILVLRSTFELQREPMRFILVLRSTFELQREPMRFILVLRSTFELLQEPMRLILVLRSTFELQREPMRFILVLRSTFELQREPMRFILVLRSTFELLQEPMRLILVLRSTFELQREPMRFILVLRSTFELQREPMRFILVLRRTFELQREPMRFILVLRRTFELQREPMRFILVLRSTFELQREPMRFVLARQAGSVELLLFFSDQCLYVSKSLNQT, from the exons atgaggttaattctcgtgttacgcagcacgtttgagcttcagcgggaaccaatgaggttcattctcgtgttacgcagcacgtttgagcttcagcgagaaccaatgag gttaattctcgtgttacgcagcacgtttgagcttcagcgggaaccaatgaggttcattctcgtgttacgcagcacgtttgagcttcagcgagaaccaatgaggttcattctcgtgttacgcagcacgtttgagcttcagcgggaaccagtgag gttcattctcgtgttacgcagcacgtttgagcttcagcgagaaccaatgaggttcattctcgtgttacgcagcacgtttgagcttcagcgggaaccaatgaggttcattctcgtgttacgcagcacgtttgagcttcagcgggaaccaatgaggttcattctcgtgttacgcagcacgtttgagcttcagcgggaaccaatgaggttcattctcgtgttacgcagaacgtttgagcttcagcgagaaccaatgaggttcattctcgtgttacgcagaacgtttgagcttcagcgagaaccaatgaggttcattctcgtgttacgcagcacgtttgagcttcagcgagaaccaatgaggttcattctcgtgttacgcagcacgtttgagcttcttcaagaaccaatgaggttaattctcgtgttacgcagcacgtttgagcttcagcgggaaccaatgaggttcattctcgtgttacgcagcacgtttgagcttcagcgagaaccaatgaggttcattctcgtgttacgcagcacgtttgagcttcttcaagaaccaatgaggttaattctcgtgttacgcagcacgtttgagcttcagcgggaaccaatgaggttcattctcgtgttacgcagcacgtttgagcttcagcgagaaccaatgaggttcattctcgtgttacgcagcacgtttgagcttcttcaagaaccaatgaggttaattctcgtgttacgcagcacgtttgagcttcagcgggaaccaatgaggttcattctcgtgttacgcagcacgtttgagcttcagcgggaaccaatgag gttcattctcgtgttacgcagaacgtttgagcttcagcgagaaccaatgaggttcattctcgtgttacgcagaacgtttgagcttcagcgagaaccaatgaggttcattctcgtgttacgcagcacgtttgagcttcagcgggaaccaatgaggtttgttcttgcgcgtcaagcaggttcagttgagcttctgttgtttttctctgatcagtgtttatatgtgagtaaaagcctaaatcaGACCTGA
- the mfsd14bb gene encoding uncharacterized protein mfsd14bb isoform X16 produces MRLILVLRSTFELQREPMRFILVLRSTFELQREPMRFILVLRSTFELQREPMRFILVLRSTFELQREPMRFILVLRRTFELQREPMRFILVLRRTFELQREPMRFILVLRSTFELQREPMRFILVLRSTFELLQEPMRLILVLRSTFELQREPMRFILVLRSTFELQREPMRFILVLRSTFELLQEPMRLILVLRSTFELQREPMRFILVLRSTFELQREPMRFILVLRSTFELLQEPMRLILVLRSTFELQREPMRFILVLRSTFELQREPMRFILVLRRTFELQREPMRFILVLRRTFELQREPMRFILVLRSTFELQREPMRFVLARQAGSVELLLFFSDQCLYVSKSLNQT; encoded by the exons atgaggttaattctcgtgttacgcagcacgtttgagcttcagcgggaaccaatgaggttcattctcgtgttacgcagcacgtttgagcttcagcgagaaccaatgag gttcattctcgtgttacgcagcacgtttgagcttcagcgggaaccaatgaggttcattctcgtgttacgcagcacgtttgagcttcagcgggaaccaatgaggttcattctcgtgttacgcagaacgtttgagcttcagcgagaaccaatgaggttcattctcgtgttacgcagaacgtttgagcttcagcgagaaccaatgaggttcattctcgtgttacgcagcacgtttgagcttcagcgagaaccaatgaggttcattctcgtgttacgcagcacgtttgagcttcttcaagaaccaatgaggttaattctcgtgttacgcagcacgtttgagcttcagcgggaaccaatgaggttcattctcgtgttacgcagcacgtttgagcttcagcgagaaccaatgaggttcattctcgtgttacgcagcacgtttgagcttcttcaagaaccaatgaggttaattctcgtgttacgcagcacgtttgagcttcagcgggaaccaatgaggttcattctcgtgttacgcagcacgtttgagcttcagcgagaaccaatgaggttcattctcgtgttacgcagcacgtttgagcttcttcaagaaccaatgaggttaattctcgtgttacgcagcacgtttgagcttcagcgggaaccaatgaggttcattctcgtgttacgcagcacgtttgagcttcagcgggaaccaatgag gttcattctcgtgttacgcagaacgtttgagcttcagcgagaaccaatgaggttcattctcgtgttacgcagaacgtttgagcttcagcgagaaccaatgaggttcattctcgtgttacgcagcacgtttgagcttcagcgggaaccaatgaggtttgttcttgcgcgtcaagcaggttcagttgagcttctgttgtttttctctgatcagtgtttatatgtgagtaaaagcctaaatcaGACCTGA
- the mfsd14bb gene encoding uncharacterized protein mfsd14bb isoform X2, with amino-acid sequence MRLILVLRSTFELQREPMRFILVLRSTFELQREPVRLILVLRITFELQREPMRFILVLRITFELQREPVRLILVLRSTFELQREPMRFILVLRSTFELQREPMRFILVLRSTFELQREPMRFILVLRSTFELQREPMRFILVLRSTFELQREPMRFILVLRSTFELQREPMRFILVLRRTFELQREPMRFILVLRRTFELQREPMRFILVLRSTFELQREPMRFILVLRSTFELLQEPMRLILVLRSTFELQREPMRFILVLRSTFELQREPMRFILVLRSTFELLQEPMRLILVLRSTFELQREPMRFILVLRSTFELQREPMRFILVLRSTFELLQEPMRLILVLRSTFELQREPMRFILVLRSTFELQREPMRFILVLRRTFELQREPMRFILVLRRTFELQREPMRFILVLRSTFELQREPMRFVLARQAGSVELLLFFSDQCLYVSKSLNQT; translated from the exons atgaggttaattctcgtgttacgcagcacgtttgagcttcagcgggaaccaatgag gttcattctcgtgttacgcagcacgtttgagcttcagcgggaaccagtgaggttaattctcgtgttacgcatcacgtttgagcttcagcgggaaccaatgaggttcattctcgtgttacgcatcacgtttgagcttcagcgggaaccagtgaggttaattctcgtgttacgcagcacgtttgagcttcagcgggaaccaatgaggttcattctcgtgttacgcagcacgtttgagcttcagcgagaaccaatgaggttcattctcgtgttacgcagcacgtttgagcttcagcgagaaccaatgaggttcattctcgtgttacgcagcacgtttgagcttcagcgggaaccaatgaggttcattctcgtgttacgcagcacgtttgagcttcagcgggaaccaatgaggttcattctcgtgttacgcagcacgtttgagcttcagcgggaaccaatgaggttcattctcgtgttacgcagaacgtttgagcttcagcgagaaccaatgaggttcattctcgtgttacgcagaacgtttgagcttcagcgagaaccaatgaggttcattctcgtgttacgcagcacgtttgagcttcagcgagaaccaatgaggttcattctcgtgttacgcagcacgtttgagcttcttcaagaaccaatgaggttaattctcgtgttacgcagcacgtttgagcttcagcgggaaccaatgaggttcattctcgtgttacgcagcacgtttgagcttcagcgagaaccaatgaggttcattctcgtgttacgcagcacgtttgagcttcttcaagaaccaatgaggttaattctcgtgttacgcagcacgtttgagcttcagcgggaaccaatgaggttcattctcgtgttacgcagcacgtttgagcttcagcgagaaccaatgaggttcattctcgtgttacgcagcacgtttgagcttcttcaagaaccaatgaggttaattctcgtgttacgcagcacgtttgagcttcagcgggaaccaatgaggttcattctcgtgttacgcagcacgtttgagcttcagcgggaaccaatgag gttcattctcgtgttacgcagaacgtttgagcttcagcgagaaccaatgaggttcattctcgtgttacgcagaacgtttgagcttcagcgagaaccaatgaggttcattctcgtgttacgcagcacgtttgagcttcagcgggaaccaatgaggtttgttcttgcgcgtcaagcaggttcagttgagcttctgttgtttttctctgatcagtgtttatatgtgagtaaaagcctaaatcaGACCTGA
- the mfsd14bb gene encoding uncharacterized protein mfsd14bb isoform X9: protein MRLILVLRSTFELQREPMRFILVLRSTFELQREPVRLILVLRITFELQREPMRFILVLRSTFELQREPMRFILVLRSTFELQREPMRFILVLRSTFELQREPMRFILVLRRTFELQREPMRFILVLRRTFELQREPMRFILVLRSTFELQREPMRFILVLRSTFELLQEPMRLILVLRSTFELQREPMRFILVLRSTFELQREPMRFILVLRSTFELLQEPMRLILVLRSTFELQREPMRFILVLRSTFELQREPMRFILVLRSTFELLQEPMRLILVLRSTFELQREPMRFILVLRSTFELQREPMRFILVLRRTFELQREPMRFILVLRRTFELQREPMRFILVLRSTFELQREPMRFVLARQAGSVELLLFFSDQCLYVSKSLNQT, encoded by the exons atgaggttaattctcgtgttacgcagcacgtttgagcttcagcgggaaccaatgag gttcattctcgtgttacgcagcacgtttgagcttcagcgggaaccagtgaggttaattctcgtgttacgcatcacgtttgagcttcagcgggaaccaatgag gttcattctcgtgttacgcagcacgtttgagcttcagcgggaaccaatgaggttcattctcgtgttacgcagcacgtttgagcttcagcgggaaccaatgaggttcattctcgtgttacgcagcacgtttgagcttcagcgggaaccaatgaggttcattctcgtgttacgcagaacgtttgagcttcagcgagaaccaatgaggttcattctcgtgttacgcagaacgtttgagcttcagcgagaaccaatgaggttcattctcgtgttacgcagcacgtttgagcttcagcgagaaccaatgaggttcattctcgtgttacgcagcacgtttgagcttcttcaagaaccaatgaggttaattctcgtgttacgcagcacgtttgagcttcagcgggaaccaatgaggttcattctcgtgttacgcagcacgtttgagcttcagcgagaaccaatgaggttcattctcgtgttacgcagcacgtttgagcttcttcaagaaccaatgaggttaattctcgtgttacgcagcacgtttgagcttcagcgggaaccaatgaggttcattctcgtgttacgcagcacgtttgagcttcagcgagaaccaatgaggttcattctcgtgttacgcagcacgtttgagcttcttcaagaaccaatgaggttaattctcgtgttacgcagcacgtttgagcttcagcgggaaccaatgaggttcattctcgtgttacgcagcacgtttgagcttcagcgggaaccaatgag gttcattctcgtgttacgcagaacgtttgagcttcagcgagaaccaatgaggttcattctcgtgttacgcagaacgtttgagcttcagcgagaaccaatgaggttcattctcgtgttacgcagcacgtttgagcttcagcgggaaccaatgaggtttgttcttgcgcgtcaagcaggttcagttgagcttctgttgtttttctctgatcagtgtttatatgtgagtaaaagcctaaatcaGACCTGA